One window from the genome of Helicobacter pylori encodes:
- the pseB gene encoding UDP-N-acetylglucosamine 4,6-dehydratase (inverting), with protein sequence MLDNKTILITGGTGSFGKRFVRKVLDTTNAKKIIVYSRDELKQSEMAMEFNDPRMRFFIGDVRDLERLNYALEGVDICIHAAALKHVPIAEYNPLECIKTNIMGASNVINACLKNAISQVIALSTDKAANPINLYGATKLCSDKLFVSANNFKGSSQTQFSVVRYGNVVGSRGSVVPFFKKLVQNKASEIPITDTRMTRFWITLDEGVSFVLKSLKRMHGGEIFVPKIPSMKMTDLAKALAPNIPTKIIGIRPGEKLHEVMIPKDESHLALEFEDFFIIQPTISFQTPKDYTLTKLHEKGQKVAPDFEYSSHTNNQWLEPDDLLKLL encoded by the coding sequence ATGTTGGATAACAAAACGATTTTAATCACCGGAGGCACTGGGAGTTTTGGCAAGCGCTTTGTTCGTAAAGTTTTAGACACCACCAACGCTAAAAAAATCATCGTTTATAGCCGAGATGAATTGAAACAAAGCGAAATGGCCATGGAATTTAATGATCCTAGAATGCGTTTTTTTATCGGCGATGTCAGGGATTTAGAGCGCTTGAATTACGCTTTAGAGGGCGTGGATATTTGTATCCATGCGGCAGCACTCAAGCATGTGCCTATCGCTGAATACAACCCCCTAGAATGCATTAAAACCAATATCATGGGAGCGAGCAATGTGATTAACGCATGCTTAAAAAACGCCATCAGCCAGGTCATCGCTCTAAGCACTGATAAAGCCGCTAACCCCATTAACCTCTACGGCGCAACGAAATTGTGCAGCGACAAGCTCTTTGTGAGCGCGAATAATTTTAAAGGCTCTTCTCAAACGCAATTTAGCGTGGTGCGTTATGGTAATGTGGTGGGGAGTCGTGGGAGCGTGGTGCCGTTTTTTAAAAAATTAGTCCAAAACAAAGCGAGTGAAATCCCCATTACAGACACTCGCATGACACGATTTTGGATCACCTTAGATGAGGGGGTTTCTTTTGTGCTTAAAAGCTTGAAAAGAATGCATGGGGGGGAAATTTTTGTGCCTAAAATCCCTAGCATGAAAATGACTGATCTCGCTAAAGCCCTAGCCCCCAATATTCCTACTAAAATCATAGGGATTCGCCCGGGCGAAAAACTCCATGAAGTGATGATCCCTAAAGATGAAAGCCATTTAGCCCTAGAATTTGAAGACTTTTTCATCATTCAGCCCACTATAAGCTTCCAAACGCCTAAAGATTACACGCTCACCAAACTCCACGAAAAAGGCCAAAAAGTCGCCCCCGATTTTGAATACAGCAGCCACACTAACAACCAATGGCTAGAGCCTGATGATTTGTTAAAATTACTATGA
- the thiD gene encoding bifunctional hydroxymethylpyrimidine kinase/phosphomethylpyrimidine kinase produces MKVYPQVLSIAGSDSGGGAGIQADLKAFQTLGVFGTSVITCITAQNTQGVHGVYPLNAESVRAQILAIRDDFSIKAFKMGALCNAQIIECVADTLKTCDFGLCVLDPVMVAKNGALLLEEEAILSLKKHLLPKTHLLTPNLPEVYALTGVQVRDNKSASKAMGILRDLGVKNAVIKGGHTEHFQGEFSNDWVFLEDAEFILNAKRFNTKNTHGTGCVLSSLIVGLLAQGLDLKNAISKAKELLTIIIQNPLNIGHGHGPLNLWSIKELV; encoded by the coding sequence GTGAAAGTTTATCCGCAAGTTTTAAGCATTGCCGGCAGCGATAGCGGTGGGGGTGCTGGGATACAAGCCGATTTGAAAGCGTTCCAAACTTTGGGCGTGTTTGGGACAAGCGTGATCACTTGCATCACCGCGCAAAACACACAGGGCGTGCATGGGGTTTATCCATTGAACGCAGAGAGCGTGAGGGCGCAAATCTTAGCCATTAGAGATGATTTTTCTATCAAAGCGTTCAAAATGGGAGCGTTATGCAACGCTCAAATCATTGAATGCGTGGCGGACACTTTAAAAACATGCGATTTTGGGTTGTGCGTTTTAGATCCGGTGATGGTGGCAAAGAATGGGGCTTTGCTTTTAGAAGAAGAGGCGATTTTAAGCTTAAAAAAACACCTTTTACCTAAAACCCATTTACTAACCCCTAACCTCCCTGAAGTTTATGCACTCACAGGCGTTCAAGTGCGAGATAATAAAAGCGCTTCAAAAGCGATGGGTATTTTAAGGGATTTAGGCGTTAAAAACGCTGTGATTAAAGGGGGGCATACAGAGCATTTTCAAGGGGAATTTAGCAACGATTGGGTGTTTTTAGAAGACGCTGAATTTATCCTAAACGCCAAGCGATTCAACACGAAAAACACGCATGGCACGGGTTGTGTTCTGTCTAGCTTGATAGTGGGCTTACTCGCTCAAGGGTTGGATTTGAAAAACGCTATTTCAAAGGCTAAAGAGCTTTTAACTATTATCATTCAAAACCCTTTAAACATTGGGCATGGGCATGGGCCTTTGAATTTATGGAGTATTAAAGAGCTTGTTTGA
- the thiM gene encoding hydroxyethylthiazole kinase, producing MLKELRQKRPLVHNITNYVVAQFVANGLLALGASPLMSDAIAEMQDLAKISDALAINIGTLNERTILCAKEAIKHYKALNKPIVLDPVGCSASALRHDTSLELLESEGVSVLRGNAAELGSLVGISCKSKGLDSHYATTPIEIVKLAAQKYFVIAVMTGKTDYVSDGKKVFSITGGSEYLALITGAGCLHAAACASFLSLKKDPLDSMVQLCALYKQAAFNAQKKVSENNGSNGSFLFYFLDALSLPIKLENSLIKEEL from the coding sequence ATGTTAAAAGAATTACGCCAAAAACGCCCCTTAGTGCATAATATCACCAATTATGTGGTGGCGCAATTTGTGGCTAATGGTTTATTAGCCTTAGGGGCATCGCCTTTAATGAGTGATGCCATTGCTGAAATGCAAGATTTAGCAAAAATTTCTGACGCGCTCGCTATCAATATTGGCACTCTCAATGAACGCACCATTTTATGCGCTAAAGAGGCTATCAAACATTATAAGGCTTTGAATAAACCCATTGTGTTAGATCCTGTGGGGTGTTCAGCGAGCGCTTTACGCCATGACACAAGTTTAGAGCTTTTAGAAAGCGAAGGGGTTAGCGTTCTTAGGGGTAATGCTGCAGAATTAGGCTCTTTAGTGGGGATTTCGTGCAAAAGTAAGGGGCTAGACTCTCATTATGCCACCACGCCTATAGAAATAGTCAAACTAGCGGCTCAAAAATATTTTGTGATAGCGGTAATGACGGGTAAAACAGATTATGTGAGCGATGGGAAAAAAGTTTTTAGCATTACTGGGGGGAGCGAGTATTTAGCGCTCATTACTGGGGCTGGGTGTTTGCACGCAGCGGCGTGCGCGAGCTTTTTAAGTTTGAAAAAAGACCCCCTAGATTCTATGGTGCAACTTTGCGCGCTCTACAAACAAGCCGCTTTTAATGCGCAAAAAAAGGTGTCAGAAAATAACGGCTCTAATGGTTCGTTCTTGTTTTATTTTTTAGACGCTCTAAGCTTGCCCATAAAGTTAGAAAATAGCCTTATTAAGGAAGAGTTGTGA
- the thiE gene encoding thiamine phosphate synthase: MFDANCLKLMFVAGSQDFYHIKGSKNDRINALLDALELALQSKITAFQFRQKGDLALQDPIEIKQLALECQKLCQKYGAPFIVNDEVQLALELKADGVHVGQEDMAIEEVMTLCKKRSFIGLSVNTLEQALKARHLDGVAYFGVGPIFPTQSKKDKQVVGVELLKKIKDSGVKKPLIAIGGITTHNASKLRKYGGIAVISAIAQAKDKALAVGKLLKNA; encoded by the coding sequence TTGTTTGATGCGAATTGTTTGAAACTCATGTTTGTGGCTGGTTCGCAAGACTTCTACCACATAAAGGGTAGCAAAAACGATAGGATAAACGCGCTTTTAGACGCTTTAGAACTAGCTTTACAATCTAAAATCACAGCGTTTCAATTCCGCCAAAAAGGCGATTTAGCCCTACAAGATCCTATTGAAATCAAACAATTAGCCCTAGAGTGTCAAAAACTATGCCAAAAATACGGCGCGCCTTTTATTGTTAATGATGAGGTGCAACTCGCGCTAGAATTAAAGGCTGATGGCGTGCATGTGGGGCAAGAAGACATGGCTATAGAAGAGGTAATGACTTTATGCAAAAAGCGCTCTTTTATAGGTTTGAGTGTTAACACTTTAGAGCAAGCCCTAAAAGCGCGCCATTTAGACGGCGTAGCCTATTTTGGGGTAGGCCCTATTTTCCCCACACAATCTAAAAAAGACAAACAAGTTGTAGGCGTGGAGCTTTTAAAAAAAATAAAAGATAGCGGGGTAAAAAAACCCCTCATAGCGATTGGGGGCATTACGACGCATAACGCTTCAAAATTGCGCAAATATGGGGGTATCGCAGTCATTAGCGCGATTGCGCAAGCCAAAGATAAAGCCTTAGCGGTTGGAAAACTTTTAAAAAATGCGTGA
- the coaBC gene encoding bifunctional phosphopantothenoylcysteine decarboxylase/phosphopantothenate--cysteine ligase CoaBC — translation MNFLEDLFYPLRLLENKRVLLLVSGSIAAYKSLELVRLLFKSGASIQVVMSKGAKKFIKPLSFEALSHHKVLHDRNEKWYYNHQNALHHNHIACAASADLLIFAPLSANSLSKIAHALADNIISATFLACASPKILAPSMNTNMLHSPIVQSNLKRLKDFNYTILDTQNGLLACDTKGDGAMAEPLEILFKAAQTLLKDAYFENREVIIMGGASVEKIDSVRTISNLSSGIQASALALALYFKGAKVTLIASNFPTPLPKEIASVLVSDTKSYENALNNAANNLQKHALKPLLFNLAAISDYVPKTSFNHKLKKSELGETLNIECVQNKDLLASINPNQFVKIGFKAEDDQQNAIKNAQNLLKPSQDNGKGCSMAALNLIKDSRPFGSLENELWLFSHKKTQKIPSMNKLEASFKILDFIKDNAL, via the coding sequence ATGAATTTTTTAGAAGATTTGTTTTACCCCTTAAGATTGTTAGAAAACAAACGCGTTTTATTGCTCGTGAGCGGTTCTATTGCGGCGTATAAATCCCTAGAATTAGTGCGTTTGTTGTTTAAAAGCGGGGCTAGTATCCAAGTGGTGATGAGTAAGGGCGCAAAAAAATTCATCAAACCCTTAAGTTTTGAAGCTTTGAGCCACCATAAAGTCTTGCATGATCGTAATGAAAAATGGTATTACAACCACCAAAACGCATTGCACCATAACCACATCGCATGCGCTGCTAGCGCTGATTTACTCATCTTTGCCCCTTTAAGTGCTAACAGCTTGTCTAAAATCGCTCATGCTTTAGCGGATAATATTATCAGCGCGACTTTTTTAGCTTGCGCTTCCCCTAAAATCCTAGCCCCTAGCATGAACACCAACATGCTTCATTCCCCTATCGTTCAAAGTAATTTAAAACGCTTGAAAGATTTCAACTATACTATTTTAGACACGCAAAACGGCCTTTTAGCATGCGATACTAAAGGCGATGGGGCGATGGCTGAGCCTTTAGAAATCCTTTTTAAAGCCGCTCAAACGCTCTTAAAAGACGCTTATTTTGAAAACAGAGAAGTCATAATCATGGGCGGAGCGAGCGTGGAAAAGATTGACAGCGTTCGAACGATCAGCAACCTCTCTAGCGGGATCCAAGCGAGTGCATTAGCCCTAGCGTTATATTTTAAGGGAGCGAAAGTAACTTTGATTGCATCAAACTTCCCCACCCCCTTGCCCAAAGAAATCGCAAGCGTTCTAGTCAGCGACACCAAATCTTATGAAAACGCCTTGAATAACGCCGCTAACAACCTGCAAAAACATGCCTTAAAACCCCTACTCTTTAATTTAGCCGCCATTAGCGATTATGTGCCTAAAACTTCTTTTAACCATAAGCTTAAAAAAAGCGAACTGGGCGAAACCCTAAACATTGAATGCGTTCAAAATAAGGATTTACTGGCTTCTATCAATCCCAATCAATTCGTTAAAATCGGCTTTAAAGCCGAAGACGATCAACAAAACGCCATCAAAAACGCTCAAAATCTTTTAAAACCTTCTCAAGATAACGGCAAGGGTTGCTCCATGGCCGCTTTGAATCTCATTAAAGATTCACGCCCTTTTGGCTCATTAGAGAATGAATTGTGGCTCTTTAGCCATAAAAAAACCCAAAAAATCCCTTCTATGAACAAATTAGAAGCGAGCTTTAAAATCCTTGATTTTATCAAAGACAACGCCCTTTAA
- a CDS encoding OmpP1/FadL family transporter: MKNFSPLYFLKKFKKRHLIALSLPLLSYANGFKIQEQSLNGTALGSAYVAGARGADASFYNPANMGFTNDWGENRSEFEMTTTVINIPAFSFKVPTTNQGLYSVTSLEIDKSQQNILGIINTIGLGNILKALGNTAATNGLQQAFNRVQGLMNLTNQKVVTLASSPDTQIVNGWTGTTNFVLPKFFYKTRTHNGFTFGGSFSAPSGLGMKWNGKGGEFLHDVFIMMVELAPSMSYTVNKRFSVGVGLRGLYATGSFNNTVYVPLEGASVLSAEQILNLPNNVFADQVPSNMMTLLGNIGYQPALNCQKAGGDMSDQSCQEFYNGLKKIMGYSGLVKASANLYGTTQVVQKSNGQGVSGGYRVGSSLRIFDHGMFSVVYNSSVTFNMKGGLVAITELGPSLGSVLTKGSLNINVSLPQTLSLAYAHQFFKDHLRIEGVFERTFWSQGNKFLVTPDFANATYKGLSGTVASLDSETLKKMVGLANFKSVMNMGAGWRDTNTFRLGVTYMGKSLRLMGAIDYDQAPSPQDAIGIPDSNGYTVAFGTKYNFRGFDLGLAGSFTFKSNRSSLYQSPTIGQLRIFSASLGYRW, translated from the coding sequence ATGAAAAACTTTTCCCCACTCTATTTTTTAAAAAAGTTTAAAAAACGCCATTTAATCGCTCTGAGTTTGCCCTTGCTTTCTTACGCCAATGGCTTTAAAATCCAAGAGCAAAGTTTGAACGGCACGGCTTTAGGCTCGGCGTATGTCGCTGGGGCTAGGGGCGCTGACGCTTCCTTTTATAACCCGGCGAATATGGGCTTCACTAACGATTGGGGTGAAAACAGAAGCGAATTTGAAATGACCACCACCGTGATTAACATTCCGGCCTTTAGCTTTAAAGTCCCTACGACTAATCAAGGCTTGTATTCAGTTACAAGCTTAGAAATTGATAAAAGCCAACAAAATATTTTAGGCATCATCAACACTATAGGGCTTGGCAATATCCTTAAAGCGCTTGGCAATACGGCCGCTACCAATGGCTTGCAACAAGCTTTCAATCGTGTTCAAGGGCTTATGAATCTAACCAATCAAAAAGTCGTAACCCTCGCTTCATCGCCTGACACTCAAATCGTGAATGGCTGGACGGGAACGACTAATTTTGTTTTACCCAAATTCTTTTATAAAACGCGCACGCATAACGGCTTCACTTTTGGGGGGAGTTTTAGCGCTCCTAGCGGGTTGGGCATGAAATGGAATGGTAAGGGGGGGGAATTTTTGCATGACGTGTTTATCATGATGGTAGAGCTTGCCCCTAGCATGAGCTATACTGTTAATAAGCGCTTTTCCGTGGGCGTGGGCTTAAGGGGGCTTTATGCGACCGGGAGCTTTAATAACACCGTTTATGTGCCTTTAGAGGGCGCTTCGGTTTTGAGCGCGGAGCAAATTTTAAACTTACCCAACAATGTTTTTGCCGATCAAGTGCCAAGCAACATGATGACTTTATTAGGCAATATTGGCTACCAACCCGCGCTTAATTGCCAAAAAGCCGGTGGGGATATGAGCGATCAAAGCTGTCAAGAGTTTTATAACGGCTTGAAAAAAATCATGGGTTATAGCGGTTTAGTGAAAGCGAGCGCGAATCTTTATGGCACGACTCAAGTCGTGCAAAAATCTAACGGGCAAGGCGTATCGGGGGGCTATAGAGTGGGTTCGAGTTTGCGCATCTTTGATCATGGCATGTTTTCTGTGGTGTATAATTCTTCAGTGACATTCAACATGAAAGGTGGTTTAGTAGCTATCACAGAGCTTGGCCCTTCTTTAGGGAGCGTTTTGACTAAAGGCAGCTTGAATATCAATGTTTCACTCCCCCAAACCCTAAGCCTAGCCTACGCCCACCAATTTTTTAAAGACCATTTAAGAATAGAGGGGGTGTTTGAGCGCACCTTTTGGAGTCAAGGGAATAAATTTTTAGTAACCCCTGATTTTGCAAACGCCACTTACAAGGGCTTGAGCGGAACGGTGGCTTCACTAGACTCTGAGACGCTTAAAAAAATGGTGGGCTTAGCGAATTTTAAAAGCGTGATGAACATGGGGGCTGGCTGGAGGGACACCAACACCTTTAGATTAGGGGTAACTTACATGGGCAAAAGCTTGCGTTTAATGGGCGCTATTGATTATGATCAAGCTCCAAGCCCCCAAGATGCGATAGGTATCCCAGATTCTAATGGCTATACCGTGGCTTTTGGGACTAAATACAATTTTAGGGGGTTTGATTTGGGATTAGCGGGGAGTTTCACTTTTAAAAGCAACCGCTCCAGTTTGTATCAATCCCCAACTATTGGGCAATTGAGAATCTTTAGCGCCTCTTTAGGCTATCGCTGGTAA
- a CDS encoding competence protein, translated as MKTYSYNHFLFFCFILGAFLLGLLNPAYALSIITTKEIDANLPNGAIESRVVLGKRVFKVEAHGFYFRNNATNSIDIEITSLLRDNQSFPLTNPAKTSLKIPPNAKIKKSTILVLKGENAEEVAKILGVSKEEYQNLENTAQTKATNDPMYANTPFSNGSDSSAYDNNPNSPNNNAINGNDGVNGSSGSNGANGSHSNNNAVGSGIDTDGVLGVDGVNGSSSSSNGSVGGYENNFTNHGSTNNNTGGYDNFNNNSSSGGSLGNGGLFPIPFGNGDTNNSNNPTNTTSPTNGSSSNSTTNPNSQENNYSSQYCKAPKLSPNNTMKLDVIAKDGSCISMNALRDDTKCAYRYDFEAGKAIKQTQYYYVDRENKTQNIGGCVDLQGTQYAMQLYKDDSKCALQTTSDKGYGMGKTQTFQTEIVFRGMDNLIHVAVPCSDYARVQDRIVRYEKNDKTQTLTPIIDQYYNDPSNPNKQEILNRGIATQLSSQYQEFACGQWEYNDAKLEAKRPTMLKSYNKLNGEWVEVTPCNFEAGIKSGAVVSPYVMGVSSSKVLSDINTSHYFRIERKNYGEREQCQKPYGVNRCQPQYFHTNPSITDWNATYKTTTTQTTQPYLRPAQDNESPTTYNLITTQTTINRTQSVLKNELHLSNDYLKYVEIHQGYYKDNDLKQSQGYIDWSNYYLNQNEGFCSQYNIWSESTKIGKNWYYWYDNKISCTQRLIYRPFQG; from the coding sequence ATGAAAACTTATTCATATAACCATTTTTTATTTTTCTGCTTTATTCTAGGAGCGTTTTTATTAGGTTTGCTTAATCCAGCCTATGCTTTAAGCATTATCACCACTAAAGAAATTGACGCTAATTTGCCTAATGGAGCAATAGAAAGCAGGGTGGTGTTAGGCAAAAGGGTGTTTAAAGTAGAAGCTCATGGGTTTTATTTTAGAAACAATGCGACTAACAGCATAGATATAGAAATCACCAGTCTTTTAAGAGACAATCAATCGTTTCCTTTAACTAACCCTGCTAAAACCAGTTTAAAAATACCTCCTAACGCCAAGATTAAAAAATCCACTATCCTTGTTTTAAAAGGCGAGAACGCTGAAGAAGTGGCTAAGATTTTAGGCGTTAGCAAAGAAGAATACCAAAATCTAGAAAACACCGCTCAAACCAAAGCGACTAATGACCCTATGTATGCCAACACGCCTTTTAGTAATGGCTCTGATAGTTCCGCTTACGATAACAATCCTAATAGCCCTAACAATAATGCTATCAATGGCAACGATGGGGTAAATGGGAGCAGTGGGAGTAATGGTGCAAATGGGAGTCATTCAAATAATAATGCAGTAGGCAGTGGTATTGATACAGATGGCGTGTTAGGCGTGGATGGGGTGAATGGCTCTAGTTCTTCAAGTAATGGCTCTGTAGGAGGTTATGAGAATAATTTCACTAATCATGGTTCTACTAACAATAACACAGGAGGGTATGACAATTTTAATAATAATAGCTCAAGTGGTGGGAGTTTAGGGAATGGGGGGCTTTTCCCTATTCCTTTTGGTAATGGAGACACAAACAATTCCAATAATCCTACTAACACCACTAGCCCAACTAATGGCAGTAGTTCTAATAGCACCACTAATCCTAACTCGCAAGAAAACAATTATTCCAGCCAGTATTGTAAAGCGCCCAAATTAAGCCCCAACAACACAATGAAACTAGATGTTATCGCTAAAGATGGCTCTTGTATTTCTATGAACGCTTTAAGAGATGACACTAAATGCGCTTATAGATACGATTTTGAAGCTGGCAAGGCTATCAAGCAAACGCAATACTACTATGTAGATAGAGAGAATAAAACGCAAAATATCGGTGGTTGTGTGGATTTGCAAGGCACTCAATACGCCATGCAACTTTACAAAGATGACAGCAAATGCGCCTTACAAACCACAAGCGATAAAGGTTATGGTATGGGGAAAACTCAAACCTTTCAAACCGAAATCGTGTTTCGTGGGATGGATAATCTAATCCATGTCGCTGTGCCTTGCAGCGATTATGCAAGGGTGCAAGACAGGATTGTTAGGTATGAAAAAAATGATAAAACCCAAACCTTAACGCCTATAATAGATCAGTATTATAATGATCCCAGCAACCCTAACAAGCAAGAGATTTTAAATCGTGGGATTGCTACCCAACTAAGCTCACAATATCAAGAATTTGCATGCGGTCAATGGGAATACAATGACGCTAAATTAGAAGCCAAAAGACCTACAATGCTAAAAAGCTATAACAAGCTTAATGGCGAATGGGTAGAAGTTACGCCCTGTAATTTTGAAGCAGGGATTAAAAGCGGTGCGGTTGTTAGCCCTTATGTGATGGGCGTGTCTAGTTCTAAAGTCTTAAGCGATATTAATACAAGCCATTATTTTAGGATAGAAAGGAAAAATTATGGTGAGAGAGAACAATGCCAAAAACCTTATGGAGTCAATCGTTGCCAACCGCAATATTTCCATACTAATCCTAGTATCACCGATTGGAACGCCACTTACAAAACCACTACCACCCAAACCACTCAACCTTATTTACGCCCAGCCCAAGATAATGAAAGCCCCACAACTTATAATCTTATCACCACTCAAACCACCATCAACAGGACTCAAAGCGTTTTAAAAAACGAATTGCATTTGAGTAATGATTATTTGAAGTATGTAGAAATCCATCAAGGCTATTACAAGGATAATGATCTTAAGCAATCGCAAGGCTATATTGATTGGTCTAATTACTATCTCAATCAGAATGAAGGCTTTTGCTCTCAATATAACATTTGGAGTGAAAGCACAAAAATTGGTAAGAATTGGTATTATTGGTATGATAATAAAATTTCTTGCACTCAAAGACTGATTTATAGACCTTTTCAAGGATAA